One Dictyoglomus turgidum DSM 6724 DNA window includes the following coding sequences:
- a CDS encoding NTP transferase domain-containing protein: MNDFKAIILAAGQGKRMKTDLPKVLHPLYENTLLEFLLETVKTVFEKEYILVVSPKVRTYLNSISEENVVIQDVPLGTGDAVKRLENWLDAYEGDVLILPGDMPLIKSETLIKICNVHRENNNICTLVTTFLDNPCGYGRVVRDKSGEVLKIVEEKDATEEEKKIKEINTSVYAFKWRELREVLQLLKNDNAQGEFYLTDVIEIFNKRNLKIGTVVVDPVEVLGANTQEELSTLRKILKERINKINMNNGVIIIDPDTVIIGHKVSIEKDVIIQPEVFILGNYVIKKNSYIGPLSYINSKTE, from the coding sequence ATGAATGATTTTAAGGCTATTATTTTGGCTGCTGGTCAAGGTAAAAGGATGAAGACTGATTTACCTAAGGTTCTTCATCCCCTCTATGAAAACACCCTTTTAGAATTTCTACTCGAAACAGTAAAAACTGTCTTTGAAAAGGAATATATTTTGGTGGTAAGTCCAAAGGTAAGGACTTACTTAAATTCTATATCGGAGGAGAACGTCGTAATTCAAGATGTCCCTTTAGGAACAGGAGACGCTGTAAAAAGGTTAGAAAATTGGTTAGACGCTTATGAAGGAGATGTATTGATACTTCCAGGAGATATGCCTCTTATTAAAAGTGAAACCTTAATAAAAATTTGTAATGTACATAGAGAAAACAATAATATTTGTACCTTGGTTACAACTTTTTTAGATAATCCTTGTGGATATGGGAGAGTAGTAAGGGATAAGAGTGGAGAGGTTTTGAAGATTGTTGAGGAAAAAGATGCTACGGAAGAAGAGAAAAAAATTAAAGAAATAAATACATCGGTCTATGCTTTTAAATGGAGAGAACTAAGAGAGGTTTTACAACTTTTGAAAAACGATAATGCTCAAGGAGAATTTTACCTCACCGATGTGATAGAAATCTTTAATAAAAGGAATTTAAAGATTGGTACGGTAGTTGTCGATCCTGTTGAAGTTTTAGGCGCAAATACTCAGGAAGAGTTAAGCACTTTAAGAAAGATATTGAAGGAAAGAATAAATAAAATTAATATGAATAATGGAGTGATAATTATAGATCCGGATACAGTTATTATTGGACATAAGGTCTCAATTGAAAAAGATGTTATAATACAGCCTGAAGTTTTTATATTAGGAAATTATGTAA
- a CDS encoding HD family phosphohydrolase, producing the protein MKKEFTDYKNLYKYFKKFKTEISKNLKHNLLLILVLFLLGDLLVLTLDFIFIPPLKINNIAPKDIIALRTVIYRDETETERIKNLLLSQFKPIYTVDQNITIKMLSKLSELFSQNSEHPEVYSYISRLQLSTVNTLRKKIESWIIENYSKGIKEEEIGTKKQEFIRFLVYELRLPQDISKKLSDTLIVPNMFIDIKETENKKAELIKSIKPIERIISKGEIILKKGEKVTKEKFQILEALGYTLSPKNILRFLSLFLLTAFLHLSLIALIFYFGQVNVKDLNIFLFINTIFLSGLIISKVFSFYSIYLAPINTLLFIVLSLTDFPDYAILSLSLILLSSIFLRSFIIPILLIFDFVFIYRGLRRLEDRVTYLKTSFVLTFLRIFAILLIKYAYQEVYINLSDSIYSVINPIISGILAIGLIPIIEDLFRLASPLKLFELTNPNHPLLRELIMEAPGTYYHSLIVGNLAERAAEASGASQKIVRIASLYHDIGKMKRPQYFIENLLPNQKNPHDDLSPYLSAIIIKSHPKDGAEILNKHKFPKNIIDIVEQHHGTSLLSYFYMKQKQLNPNQLVPELDFRYPGPKPKSKEAAIVMLADSVEAATRSLKNITPENIEKVVRDVIREKLNDGQLENSRLTLEELEKISQSFIKTLIEVRHPRVPYPHEMK; encoded by the coding sequence ATGAAAAAAGAGTTTACTGACTATAAAAACTTATATAAGTATTTTAAAAAATTCAAAACAGAAATAAGCAAAAATCTCAAACATAATCTTTTATTAATCCTGGTTTTATTCCTTTTAGGGGACCTATTAGTATTAACCCTTGATTTTATTTTTATTCCTCCATTGAAAATCAATAACATAGCCCCTAAAGATATCATAGCTCTAAGAACAGTGATATATAGAGACGAAACCGAAACTGAAAGAATTAAAAATTTGTTACTTTCTCAATTTAAACCCATATATACTGTGGATCAAAATATCACTATAAAAATGTTATCAAAACTCTCAGAACTTTTCTCTCAAAACTCTGAACATCCAGAAGTTTATAGCTACATCTCTAGATTACAGTTATCTACGGTAAATACCCTTCGAAAAAAAATTGAAAGTTGGATTATTGAAAATTATTCAAAAGGAATTAAAGAGGAAGAAATAGGTACTAAGAAACAAGAATTTATTAGATTCTTGGTCTATGAGTTAAGGCTTCCTCAAGATATAAGTAAAAAATTGAGTGATACCCTTATTGTTCCAAATATGTTCATAGATATTAAAGAAACGGAAAATAAAAAAGCAGAACTTATAAAGTCAATAAAACCTATCGAAAGGATAATTTCGAAAGGAGAAATAATCTTAAAAAAGGGTGAAAAAGTAACTAAAGAAAAGTTTCAAATATTAGAAGCTTTAGGATATACTTTATCCCCTAAAAACATCTTAAGATTTCTAAGCTTATTTTTACTTACCGCCTTTCTCCATCTATCTCTAATTGCTCTTATATTCTACTTTGGACAAGTAAATGTAAAAGACTTAAACATCTTTCTTTTTATAAATACCATATTCTTATCTGGGTTAATCATTTCAAAAGTTTTCTCCTTTTATTCCATATATCTTGCACCTATAAACACTCTCCTCTTTATAGTATTGAGCCTAACAGACTTCCCCGATTATGCAATTCTTAGTCTTTCTCTGATACTACTATCTTCAATCTTTCTAAGATCGTTTATAATACCTATTCTTTTGATTTTTGATTTTGTTTTTATTTATAGAGGACTACGAAGGTTAGAAGATAGAGTAACCTATCTTAAAACCTCTTTTGTATTAACCTTCCTGAGAATTTTTGCAATTCTACTCATCAAGTATGCCTATCAAGAAGTATATATAAATCTTTCTGATTCAATTTATAGCGTAATAAATCCCATAATCTCTGGTATTCTCGCCATAGGACTTATTCCTATAATAGAGGATCTATTCCGACTTGCAAGTCCATTAAAGTTATTCGAATTAACAAATCCCAATCATCCATTATTAAGAGAATTAATTATGGAGGCACCTGGAACATACTATCATAGCTTAATTGTGGGAAATCTTGCCGAAAGAGCCGCAGAAGCGTCTGGAGCAAGTCAGAAAATTGTAAGAATTGCTTCTTTATACCACGATATTGGTAAAATGAAAAGGCCACAATATTTTATTGAAAATCTCCTACCTAATCAAAAGAATCCTCATGATGACCTTTCCCCCTATCTCAGTGCCATCATAATTAAATCTCATCCCAAGGATGGAGCAGAAATACTAAATAAACACAAATTTCCTAAAAACATCATAGATATCGTGGAACAACATCACGGAACCAGTCTACTTTCGTACTTTTACATGAAACAAAAACAATTAAACCCAAATCAACTAGTGCCTGAATTAGATTTCAGATATCCAGGGCCTAAACCGAAATCAAAAGAAGCTGCAATTGTAATGTTAGCGGATAGTGTTGAAGCTGCAACAAGAAGCCTTAAAAATATTACCCCTGAAAACATTGAAAAAGTAGTTAGAGATGTAATAAGAGAAAAACTAAATGATGGACAATTAGAAAACAGTAGACTTACTCTTGAAGAGTTAGAAAAGATATCCCAAAGCTTCATTAAGACCTTAATAGAAGTTAGACATCCCAGAGTACCTTACCCTCATGAGATGAAGTAA